The genomic segment GCCGcatctctcttctctttctctctcctgctccctACCCTCCACACTCTCAAACCGAGAAGCATTTATCATAattgacaaaacaaacaagacatCTTTTGGACAAGATGCAAAAATCCCTGGAAGGTGCAAGTCTAGACTCCATGCTAAGTCTGAAACACACAGCGTCTTCACTAAACAACATTGAGAAAACACTACTGTGAGAAAAACGGCACAGTTTGACTTCATAAATTCAAATCATGTCTTTTTTCCATAACAAATTCTAAAACACAATATTAGTATCTTCGAAAGAGTTGCATTTTTTCTGCAATCACTTATGCTCCTCTCTACTCACATGCTTTTAGTGGTCTTGTAGTTACTTTGTTCCTTCAAATTTAGAGCTCAAATCTCCTTTAATAAAATTATAGCAGCCACAATGATTAAATCCCTGTCCTGAATACTGAAGTAACTAAATACATAGCCGACATTCAATACAGCGATCTGtgctcttcctttcctgcaCCGATTTCCCTCTCCCCAAATTAACCATTTTCAACATATTTGTCATTGAGAAGAACCACATCATATCAGAATAGCTTTGCTACATTTTTACAGTGCTAATATAATCACTGCTGAATACCCAAATCCACAATGAATTTAAATGCCTCAAAAGTAATTTGTTTACCTTTACAAAACTCATTCGAATGGTGCACATTTTTGTGAGCTCATATACTGCTTCAAATCCATGGTTGACAGACTGAGCTAAAAGCTGAGCAAACTCCTGATTGTTAAAAATTTTCAGACTGCATCCACTAGGAATCTTGCATACAGTTGTTGGATGAAAGCCATGGTGGTAGTTGCAGTTCCTGCTCTGTACAAATATGCTGCTATCACTTAAACACTCGGCATAGACTTCCCCACCAACATAGTAGAGATGGACTCcttgaaaacaaagataaaaatgtttcaaattacttttatttccccCCTCAAAATATAGTACTTAATACAATCCCCTTGAAATCAGAAACAGCAAAGTAAATTTTCTGTTTGAGGgccttttcagaaaagctcttttGCCCACACTATAGCATACTTTCTCATTTCAAAACACAACAGGCTTCACTATACATCAGCCACTAGATGTCCTTCTCTCATCAAATACAGAATAGAATTTAAAGAAACCTACTTCCACAGGTGAACAGTTATTTCAAGCTATTTTCCTACAGAACTTATGTGGATTTTACAACTCCAGTTTATAAAACTGGTAGCTTCTACCTATGGCAATTCCAACAGATACAGAAGTGTCTCGGAAGAAGGGGCAGCGATAGACATGAATGAGAAGGTATATCCATAGTCTGCTCTGattttcaatgtattttatGAAGCAAAAGGAGAGGTAAGTCCAATCAGTTGCACAACTTAAATACCATCAGGCTTTACAGACCTTAAAAATCAGCAAAGCCCCTAGATTTATCACATCTGCCTGGATTCAGCTGTGTGCGTAACCACTTCCCTCCCTTTATGTTCTGAAGCCTATATAACACTATGACTGACTAAAGATATATAAAAGCTGCTGATCCTTTCAGCATTCACAGATTCTCACTGCCACTTCAATTGACATACTTGCCTTCCTTCTCCCAGatcttctccctttcccccacccaccACTGTTTTACGGTTGGGATACAGTTCAGTTTAAGTCTCCCTTGCAATACCCTGAGAATCCACTGCCGACTATCCCGTGgtttgccagctgaggctgcagcAAGTCAACAGATAGATGCAAGTTAATCTTTCAGACAGCAGTGACTGTTGTGAACATTGCTAGAGCCACTTGGGACTAAGGATGAAGGTTACAGAGGAACCACTGGCTTCATCAACTTACGCAGCTATCAAACTCTGGGCTGGGCAAGAACACATTTTCATAGCACAACCCTAGTcatttaaaaagacagagacTGTGACTTGCTGGCTAAGTTCTTTTGGGTAAAGACCTTCCGAGAAATCTCTGAAGTGGGTAGTAGGGTAACGTAACAGTCTGAGAAGAACACAGATAGTTCAAAAATAATCCAATGCACAGTTACAAGTCACTGATGCTTGCAATGCAACACTTCTACAGAAGAAAGTTTAGTAAACAGGACTGCGTAGTTTTAAGGAGGCAAAACCCCAAGACACTCCAAACAGAAGCCataaataaatagtattttatCCCCAAACAATCTTAATTGTTCTCAGAAGTGTTACCATAAAGCAAAGCTTTAGTTTAATAATTAGTATCAGCGATGTAGATATTTTAAAGCTCATTGCAGCCAATACTATTCGACAACATGATGTTGGATCCTTGTTACGTTTCTGACGTTAGGCAGATGCACAAGACTTCTCTGCCAGTACCATCGAAAGGGGTAAGCCACAACAGAAGCACCTGACAAACCACCTGCACCCCAGAAATCAGTTCCTCCCCTTTATCACATTAAGCTTTCTCAGACAACAGCACTGCAGAGCCAAATTTCCAATAGATTAATATAACTCATGGTCTCCAGATTATCTGCAAAATTTTGTCCTATTTATAGTAGTTTCTAATTAAAAGACTGCTAAGGGACAGGATGGGTCTTGAAGATTTATCACAAGCAACGGTGACTTCAATCAAACCAAACACCAACTGTACCAAATGATCTCAGGTTTTCAAAAGGCCTCTAGATACATGCAATAGAAACGGGGTTTGCTTCTCAGGACTCACTTGGTtacaaaaaaagagatgttCAGAACAGGAGTACTACATTTTACAATAAACCAAGCTCATTCCACCACAGATGAAAACCGAGCATCTGTATGTGCTATCAGCCAAACAGGACGGGAAAACTAGAAGATCTTGCAAAACCTGCTGACTCCAGGAATCCCTCCCACACACGTACACACCCCATGGATTCACTCAGACAAATGAGCCCTTGCAGTTTTGCATTAGCACTTCAAAGTCCTGCTTCCAACTCATGCAAGATATTTGAACACGCTGTAGACAGCAACGTAATACCTTGCATgaacaacaaaatacaaaaaaaatcctttgataAACTGTAAAGTGGTATGAAGAATTTGATTTAAGAGGCAGATATAATAGAGAGTATCAGAAGTCCTGCAATGGGCCTCTTGGTGCTGAAATACAAAGTTCTACATACAGACTATCATTAACCACAACAAACAAGCTCCTATGACAAAGGAGTTCAGTACGGTAGAGGTAATATTTCATCTTTTAACTTAATGCCAAAGAGAAGTGTACGCAATTCCTAGACTACTTAGACTCAAACTATGCCCAAGTAAGTTGTCTTCAGATACTGGAGAGGTAGATAATATACGACAGATTGCTTCTACTATTCTTATCTGAGAACAACCATTGTTGCAGTATACAGAGCTTGAAATTAAACCACGGACTTAGCTTCTTAATCAAGCGTAACACAACTAAGCTTTACCTTTTCCAATATGTCGTCTAGTGTTCTCAATTGTTGAGTTGCGATTAACGTTTGAGAGCAAACCTAAGCAGAACCTGTTTTTATTATTGGAGGGATCTGTAAACCCGTCTACTAAGACACTTGTAGAAGATGCATGAAAAGCCTCCCCAACACGGTTATTTAATTCGTAATACACAATCGAACACCAGTGTTTGGGTTCTTCATAGGCAACAGGTTGAACatctgaaaataagcaaaatggaaataccagtttatataaatgttaaaatattaaaagtgtAAAGCAGGCCTTCCAAAATACCAATGGATAACTAAAAGCTTAGTTGACAGTTCTGATGGGCAAGAACAGTCCTGATTAAAATCTTAATGGTTTTTACTTACATGCATTTGAACTGGCCCattgattttataattattttcctattttaggcctgatattaaaaaaaacaaataaaaaaacctacacAAAAAAACATAGATGACTGTGATATCAGGTGAAACATGACTCTTCTGtccacttttaaaaacaattgttTTAATTGATATTTTGGGACTCAATTTGCAGAACCTTTGTGCATATACAATTCCAACAGCAGGCAAAGGTAGCAGAAAAGACTAACTCcgagaaatgaaaaaaaatccaacttgTTGTAAGCCATCCTACGCACCTGAGGCTTTAAAAGCAAGAGATGCAAGTAAGCAAGAcaagttttatttctcagttcTTTCTGTTACAGCCCCAGTTTGCTTTGGAGGACTGCTTCCACTTATCAACAAGGTTTACTGTGCCATTTGAAGTTATTTGTTCAATTTGGTCACGAGTTGTAAGAAGCCAAACTATGTCAATTCTACCCCATACTATACTACTTACCTCTGGTAGATATATTTGGCATGATTTGAGGGATCATTGTATTGCTTGTGTCCATAGACTGAGAATTATCCTGCCCCATTTGATCATCAGGGGGCATATATGCAGGAGGTGGAGTATCAGctacagacaggaaaaaaaataagaataaaccACAACAATTTAGAATATTTATTCACTCTACAGTtgtaaacacaaaaataatcttgaaCAAGAGATGTTACAACATTTGGACCCATTTTCAAAGTAACTGGAAGACAACCCAGCCAGCTGTCTTTACAGTAACCTCCTCCAATAGTTGCATTCTTACCTACAGGACTAACAACAAGATCGGACACTTGAGGAAAACTAAGAgatgggcttttttctttttgccttttttctttaacacctgcactcctgcagctgggcaaaATGTCTATAGCTCCCACTATTTTTCCCCCCCACAAACATTAGCTTTCTCGCCTACCCTCTTTTACGTGTTCAAAAAGAAAGTAGTAGTAGAAGAAATAACTTCATTTGCTGTAGCATAACAAAGGCCTAAACCAgttttttgctgcttctttagGCTGAGTTCATCATAAAAGCGTGGATCTCTCCATTCTTCCATTCAGCACAGTAGCCAGTATACCAACACACTATTACCCCATTTTAGAAATTCCCTCCAGATACCACTAATGCATCCGTCCCAGCGATCGCAGTCCTTACCCAAGAGGGATACCCCACTGAATGGACACCCTTTTTGCACTGGCACTGGGCATccagaaagaacaaagacaaGGCCACTGAGctactggaaaattaaaatttttaatctaTTAATTTCTTGGCTTTATTAACCACACCAATAACCAGACACTCAGTaaggtttctttcctttgccCCTATCaattgttttttcccctatatTCACACAAATCAGTTACGTTCCTATCAAAAATGTGCTCTATTCTTTTCCAGTTAAATACCATATCTAAGTGTCTTTATTCAGAGATAGGCATCAATAAACTTCTTGCTCAGCCTCTTatatctgctttcttttcattgctaGATATTAATCTATAGTCTATATCAGTTTTTCTACATAGAAGTGGTGCAAAATAACCCACCACTATAGCATCTGTGacaaaaaacatttggaaaaataagaCTATAGCAATTAATTCTGACCAGTGACAAAACTAGGAAGAAAGTCCCctaaaatgcaaacagaaaagcaatttatCGCAAGTATCACGAATTCCTGAGGTAGTAAGTCACAACAGCATGTGacatttcaattatttttattaagttgACACTTAGGCTGTACTTACCCGGTAGCTGAAACGGACTAGATGGTCCAGAGCTAGCTGGGGAGCTTGGGTaagtgctgctggctggagaTGGAGGATAAGGACTGTTTGGCGAAATGGAAAATGGAGTGCTGTTGGGTTGCTGGAAAGAATCTGGAAATGTTGCGTTGTGTGGCATATGTGGTTCATTGTGGCTTAGGTTCCTGAACTGAACTAGTAGACTGTGCTGTGGATTGAATTCACTATGTCTAGGCACTAACACTGGAGgtagaactggaaaaaaaaaaaacaaaaaacaaacaaaacccagggaCAGATTAAAAACtgagacagaaggaaagagataCAAATAATGTGCTTATGATGAAAATTTCAAGACTAGGTGGAGTGGAAAGAGGAGTAGGGGATTCAGCTGTCATGCCTTTACCCCATCCTCTCtcctccacttttttttttacattacacTTCAAGGAAGACTCAAACATTACCCTCACAAAAATCAGAGTGGGAACACATTTATATTCTATGCAACTGGAAGtagacctttttttaaaaaaaaataaaaaaaccagtCCACATGTGGCACATACCAAAGTACTGATTTAGAAGTGCAAAACTCACTGTGTGTGTACATTACCAAATcagtaaaaatggaaatacagtCTGTATTACTATAGTCAAACTATATCGTTACATATAGTCCTTTCCACTGAAGGCAAACAAATTCTATACTACAGCTACTGCTAAGCTGGagttttaacttttaaattcaAGAGTGCTGGAGTCTGGAATTCAAGTGCTACAGTAGAGCACTTGAGCACTACAGCCAGTTGTAGTAGAGTTACAACCATTTTGTGGAACAACGGAAACAACTTTTCACAACACTTTCCAGAGCAACGTAATTTGTCTCTCCCACTCGTAACCACAATCCTCCTCACCTTCTCCCATGGCAACATGCCTTAACAGCAGACTTGCTACCTGACATAAATTTGGTACATACCTTGCTCTAAATGATCAACCCTCTTGGTTCtgttcagctctgctgcctgctaaTGGGCAATCAAGTGGGGAACACTGCACCctagaatcttttttttttttaaatctcctcAATTCATGTCATTCACTGATTAAATCTTAAGCCCCTGGAAGAAGGCTACCAACCTCCTTGCAAGGACTGAGGTCTTTAAACAAGCTTCTCAAAGAAACTAAGGTCTTTTCATTActactttcctgttttcttacaAATGAGGACTTTGCCACTAACTTTAAGGACAGCAACCTTAAGAGATCTGTGGGAAAAGCATGATTtaccacaaaggaaaacagcttgTACAGAATGGACAACACGCCTCCCCAGAACCCCACCAGGAAAGTACACTTTGAACATTCCTCTTCCGAACTCCCCCATACACCAAACGTAATTTGTTATGCAGTACTAGAAGAGGAGTGAGTAAACAAGGGTGGTTGCTGGAGATTTTGTTCAGGTTTTAGACGCCCATGTTCAACCATACCTGGGCTCTCCACCCTCTTATAGTGGTAAGGATTGATGCAGACTTCCTTCTGTTTAGATCCAAAAGGAAATTCACAAATATCCAATGGCTTCAGCTCATGAT from the Phalacrocorax aristotelis chromosome 8, bGulAri2.1, whole genome shotgun sequence genome contains:
- the SMAD5 gene encoding mothers against decapentaplegic homolog 5, whose amino-acid sequence is MTSMASLFSFTSPAVKRLLGWKQGDEEEKWAEKAVDALVKKLKKKKGAMEELEKALSSPGQPSKCVTIPRSLDGRLQVSHRKGLPHVIYCRVWRWPDLQSHHELKPLDICEFPFGSKQKEVCINPYHYKRVESPVLPPVLVPRHSEFNPQHSLLVQFRNLSHNEPHMPHNATFPDSFQQPNSTPFSISPNSPYPPSPASSTYPSSPASSGPSSPFQLPADTPPPAYMPPDDQMGQDNSQSMDTSNTMIPQIMPNISTRDVQPVAYEEPKHWCSIVYYELNNRVGEAFHASSTSVLVDGFTDPSNNKNRFCLGLLSNVNRNSTIENTRRHIGKGVHLYYVGGEVYAECLSDSSIFVQSRNCNYHHGFHPTTVCKIPSGCSLKIFNNQEFAQLLAQSVNHGFEAVYELTKMCTIRMSFVKGWGAEYHRQDVTSTPCWIEIHLHGPLQWLDKVLTQMGSPLNPISSVS